In the Armatimonas rosea genome, AGAACATGGCTTTCCTGACAGTTGGGACGGGCATTGGCTCGGGGCTCATCCTTAACGGCGCGCTCCACCGGGGGCGGCGTGGTGCGGGCGGCGAGGTCGGGCATATCGCTGTGGTCACCGGCCCCGAGGCGCGCTCCTGCTCCTGTGGGCTGCGCGGCTGCCTGGAGGCCTACGCTAGTGGGCCGTCGGTGACCCGGATCGCCCAAGAGCGCGGTTGGCAGGGCGAGGCAAGCGGCCGCGCCGTGGTCGAGGCCGCCCGCGCGGGCGATCCCATCTGCCGTGGGGCACTTGCCCAGGCCGCCGAGCACCTCGGGGCGGGGCTGGCGACCCTGGCGATGCTCCTTGATCTGGAGCGGATTGTCCTAGGCACCCTCGCGGTCCATGCCGCCGACCTGCTCCTAGAGCCGATTCAGCAGAGCCTGCGCGCCCGTGCCTGGCCGCGCCTCACCGAGGGGCTTGAGGTCGTCCCCGCCGCGCTCGGCGATAGAGCCCAAGACCTCGCCGCCCTCTGCGCTTTTGCCCCCTCCGCCCCAGCCCCCTCCGCCCCCACAAATGGGGGAACTCTATGAACCTGCTGGATACCGACGAGTTTCCGCTCTTGCTGAAGCGGGGGCGCTGGGCACTGGCGCTCACGGAGACCGGCATCTCGCTCTTCCTGGCTGTCTGGTACCGGGACCGCCCGACTGCAGCCTGGGTCGCGATGATCCTCTT is a window encoding:
- a CDS encoding ROK family protein, producing the protein MILGIDLGGTKSAALVLHEDGVVVRRVAAPTPAHAGAEALFAFLVGLAQQVRGPETLTGVGVSAGAPADAQNGLVFAAPNLPGWGPEGFPLAARLADVLHLPVQLENDADATALAEWRFGAGQGTKNMAFLTVGTGIGSGLILNGALHRGRRGAGGEVGHIAVVTGPEARSCSCGLRGCLEAYASGPSVTRIAQERGWQGEASGRAVVEAARAGDPICRGALAQAAEHLGAGLATLAMLLDLERIVLGTLAVHAADLLLEPIQQSLRARAWPRLTEGLEVVPAALGDRAQDLAALCAFAPSAPAPSAPTNGGTL